The Kitasatospora paranensis genome has a window encoding:
- a CDS encoding helix-turn-helix domain-containing protein, whose protein sequence is MPEQVVVSEFIAAQRPRRADAARNFDALLVAAREAFAEHGAEASLEDIARRAGVGIGTLYRNFPTRRHLFETVYANEVNDLTLVAEEVSGLPPWDALAGWLRRFVAYTLTKRAIREALEGEESEVFLACRQSMYDAGTPLLERAQKSGDVRPDMNIDDLLRLVSGISSVAFPGEEQRDRVLGIALDGVRTTG, encoded by the coding sequence GTGCCGGAACAGGTCGTCGTCAGCGAGTTCATCGCGGCCCAGCGCCCGCGCCGCGCCGACGCCGCGCGCAACTTCGACGCGCTGCTCGTCGCCGCCCGTGAGGCCTTCGCCGAGCACGGTGCGGAGGCCTCGCTGGAGGACATCGCCCGTCGCGCAGGCGTGGGCATCGGCACCCTCTACCGCAACTTCCCCACCCGCAGGCACCTCTTCGAGACCGTCTACGCCAACGAGGTCAACGACCTGACCCTGGTCGCCGAGGAGGTCTCCGGCCTGCCGCCGTGGGACGCGCTGGCCGGCTGGCTGCGCCGCTTCGTCGCCTACACCCTCACCAAGCGCGCGATCCGCGAGGCACTGGAGGGCGAGGAGAGCGAGGTCTTCCTGGCCTGCCGCCAGTCGATGTACGACGCCGGCACCCCGCTGCTCGAACGGGCGCAGAAGTCCGGCGACGTGCGGCCGGACATGAACATCGACGACCTGCTGCGCCTGGTCTCCGGCATTAGCTCGGTCGCCTTCCCCGGCGAGGAGCAGCGCGACCGGGTGCTCGGGATCGCGCTCGACGGCGTACGCACCACCGGCTGA
- a CDS encoding Hsp70 family protein, producing the protein MVKIELSNQEASDVVLAGLGAGQLVLETVFERPRFEELIEARIERTIELTHKAIMQANLTVGDIDEVLLVGGSTAIPLVARRLGEVFGPRRIRRGVNPMQCVALGAAVQSALVAEVECPECRTPAELSAASCGQCSASLLGGARVTCTGCHLPVDTAADACPKCGQQLDGEAAAPVAAPVAQTRDCARCGTPAAAEATACSLCGEALPVAGGGPTASTAAAAAAAVAQDIGLRCGGCTAVNPPGTEVCPSCGQLMQVTNPFDITPKDLGIELNDGRLAVIIPKGTGYPTSTPVSREFVVSGGGQQRLEVAVYEGEQPIAQQNELMGHLTLRLPAGLGGRIPVEVSFGLDQDRTITLSVRIQGGEQRTVKLGRASSTRSSRCRSRSSSGRSRASPTAGRTS; encoded by the coding sequence GTGGTCAAGATCGAGCTGTCCAACCAGGAGGCGTCGGACGTCGTCCTGGCGGGCCTCGGCGCGGGCCAGCTGGTGCTGGAGACGGTGTTCGAGCGGCCCCGCTTCGAGGAACTGATCGAGGCCCGGATCGAGCGGACCATCGAGCTGACGCACAAGGCGATCATGCAGGCCAACCTCACCGTCGGCGACATCGACGAGGTGCTGCTGGTCGGCGGGTCGACCGCGATCCCGCTGGTGGCACGGCGGTTGGGCGAGGTCTTCGGGCCCCGGCGGATCCGGCGCGGCGTCAATCCGATGCAGTGCGTGGCGCTGGGCGCGGCCGTGCAGTCGGCCCTGGTCGCCGAGGTGGAGTGCCCGGAGTGCCGGACGCCCGCCGAACTGTCCGCCGCGTCGTGCGGACAGTGCTCGGCCTCGCTGCTGGGCGGCGCCCGGGTGACCTGCACCGGGTGTCATCTGCCGGTGGACACCGCGGCCGACGCCTGCCCCAAGTGCGGTCAGCAGCTGGACGGCGAGGCCGCCGCGCCCGTCGCGGCGCCCGTCGCCCAGACCCGCGACTGCGCGCGCTGCGGCACACCGGCGGCGGCCGAGGCCACCGCCTGCAGCCTCTGCGGCGAGGCACTGCCCGTCGCCGGGGGCGGCCCGACGGCGTCCACCGCGGCGGCCGCGGCAGCCGCGGTCGCCCAGGACATCGGTCTGCGCTGCGGCGGCTGCACGGCGGTGAACCCGCCGGGCACCGAGGTCTGCCCCTCCTGCGGCCAGCTGATGCAGGTGACCAACCCCTTCGACATCACGCCGAAGGACCTCGGCATCGAACTCAACGACGGCCGCCTCGCGGTGATCATCCCGAAGGGCACCGGCTACCCGACGAGCACCCCGGTCAGCCGGGAGTTCGTCGTCTCCGGCGGCGGTCAGCAGCGCCTCGAAGTGGCCGTGTACGAGGGCGAGCAGCCGATCGCCCAGCAGAACGAGCTGATGGGGCACCTCACCCTGCGGCTGCCCGCCGGGCTGGGCGGCCGGATCCCGGTCGAGGTGTCGTTCGGCCTCGACCAGGACCGCACGATCACCCTCTCGGTGCGGATCCAGGGCGGCGAGCAGCGGACGGTCAAGCTCGGCCGGGCCTCCTCGACCCGGAGCTCAAGGTGCAGGTCGAGGAGCAGCAGCGGCAGATCGAGAGCTTCACCGACCGCTGGGCGAACGAGCTGA
- a CDS encoding Hsp70 family protein, giving the protein MYRTLGIDLGTTNSVVAQLRRGEPEIVFNRQNQEGTPSVVGRGRRGELLVGSTARSRLALDGENVIRSVKRFMGRKFRDPQVQAALDELDYKVTAGTDGDVNVWFDGRSYTPIEISAIILHRLKEDAEQRLGEPLHRAVITVPAYFGERQVAATREAGRMAGLHVLRVINEPTAAALAYGMTAEAGDEGRTVLVYDLGGGTFDISILLLVPGSVSVLGIEGDNLLGGDDFDRAITTALLEDIRDEYGADYQPDRRDRPGSPRPPRWSRSSCPTRRRRTSSWRASARASWCWRRCSSGPASRN; this is encoded by the coding sequence ATGTACCGCACTCTCGGTATCGACCTGGGCACCACCAACTCCGTGGTGGCCCAGCTCCGCCGGGGCGAGCCGGAGATCGTCTTCAACCGGCAGAACCAGGAGGGCACGCCCTCCGTGGTCGGCCGGGGCCGCCGCGGGGAACTGCTGGTCGGGTCGACCGCCCGGAGCCGGCTCGCCCTCGACGGCGAGAACGTGATCCGCTCGGTCAAGCGCTTCATGGGCCGCAAGTTCCGCGACCCGCAGGTGCAGGCGGCCCTCGACGAGCTGGACTACAAGGTCACCGCGGGCACCGACGGCGACGTCAACGTCTGGTTCGACGGCCGCTCGTACACGCCGATCGAGATCTCCGCGATCATCCTGCACCGGCTCAAGGAGGACGCCGAGCAGCGCCTCGGGGAGCCGCTGCACCGGGCCGTCATCACCGTGCCCGCGTACTTCGGCGAGCGCCAGGTCGCGGCGACCCGGGAGGCAGGCCGGATGGCGGGTCTGCACGTACTGCGGGTGATCAACGAGCCCACCGCCGCCGCCCTCGCCTACGGGATGACGGCCGAGGCCGGCGACGAGGGGCGCACCGTCCTGGTCTACGACCTGGGCGGCGGCACCTTCGACATCTCGATCCTGCTGCTGGTGCCCGGCTCGGTGTCGGTGCTGGGCATCGAGGGCGACAACCTGCTGGGCGGCGACGACTTCGACCGGGCCATCACGACGGCGCTCCTGGAGGACATCCGGGACGAGTACGGCGCGGACTACCAGCCGGACCGGCGGGACCGCCCCGGATCGCCTCGGCCGCCGAGGTGGTCAAGATCGAGCTGTCCAACCAGGAGGCGTCGGACGTCGTCCTGGCGGGCCTCGGCGCGGGCCAGCTGGTGCTGGAGACGGTGTTCGAGCGGCCCCGCTTCGAGGAACTGA
- a CDS encoding nucleotide exchange factor GrpE, which produces MTTQEPGAPVRTAEPLAVPQRALDVDLGQAFSQLLFRASLLQRLRDDEARAARAAQRDLLGLLVEVDDALAALGLDPELVRLGRSTGIEATRRRLLGKLAKAGVRPMRLEGMAADPVLSEIVGTEARTGLEPETVVQSVVTGFFWNDEVLRRAQVVVATTPAPPSAEHPEPTGGAEAGEPGGPLGIDAGFEDGGATRVDGSVHRTTTEQGPATPADTGTGTGRSGTGSRSRKSGSKAARLKRRKR; this is translated from the coding sequence ATGACCACGCAGGAACCCGGCGCACCGGTGCGGACCGCCGAACCGCTGGCGGTGCCGCAGCGGGCCCTCGATGTCGATCTGGGCCAGGCGTTCAGCCAGTTGCTCTTCCGGGCGTCGCTGCTGCAGCGGCTCCGGGACGACGAGGCGCGCGCCGCCCGGGCGGCCCAGCGGGACCTGCTCGGCCTGCTGGTCGAGGTGGACGACGCCCTGGCCGCGCTCGGCCTGGACCCGGAGCTGGTGCGGCTGGGCCGGAGCACCGGCATCGAGGCGACCCGGCGCAGGCTGCTCGGCAAGCTGGCCAAGGCCGGGGTGCGTCCGATGCGGCTGGAGGGGATGGCCGCCGACCCCGTCCTGTCCGAGATCGTCGGCACCGAGGCGCGCACCGGGCTGGAGCCGGAGACGGTCGTCCAGAGCGTGGTCACCGGTTTCTTCTGGAACGACGAAGTGCTGCGCCGGGCCCAGGTGGTGGTCGCCACGACCCCCGCGCCGCCGTCCGCGGAACACCCGGAGCCCACCGGAGGCGCCGAAGCCGGCGAGCCCGGCGGGCCGCTCGGGATCGACGCAGGATTCGAGGACGGCGGGGCCACCCGGGTCGACGGGAGCGTCCACCGGACGACGACGGAACAGGGCCCGGCCACGCCCGCGGACACCGGCACGGGCACGGGCAGGTCCGGCACGGGGAGCCGGTCCCGGAAGAGCGGTTCCAAGGCAGCACGGCTCAAGCGACGCAAGCGCTAG
- a CDS encoding tetratricopeptide repeat protein, with protein sequence MATALAAAAARLAAGQPEQARRRYARLTERLALAPPPLRPQRGTALIGLAEATEALGDRAAALGFCREAFPLLPAPDTQIPRWGLLRIAEAEIRADRPDLAPVLAFLRAADRGPGPGEDPDAAARVLEWLQRRCREGTAADRDSATAAALKALPERDWPVLARSALLRDRGRPGEAEAVLAAAAPGGSGELWFRHGAHLHAAGRNAEAVEAFGRAVERGTGEPSPWARGAALRAEALLFRGLARQFLGDHTGAGTDLADAAAAAPDDPRPHYALGRLALVLDRDAEAHGHFTAALAAQPGHTPSRLGLALLHERAGRPAEAAADYRTALDAGPHWQPARVRLGAALLAAGRTEEAAPLLSAEAGAAHPWSPSAAFLHGLALARSGDPEGAVARWEPLGDPDLSDLLTAQRDLLARRLLDTDPGAARALWQRTVLDTPDEPGLRGSLREAALREAAHLLLTRRDDPEALDAAANALALAGSPAPGTDGPAASAREGRLRAALALAEGSAAGPDALPAGADRPRDVYHRSAAGLLTGRPVRTVALLAAVEPDPGATRPSPTCGPCSPSGPATGPAPSTGTGATWRTPPPRRPPPPMAPRARPPTPTPADRPPPTPAADAAERAAPRTCTARRAPARPAAGAARSGPSSRCWTAPCGRTCRRRPSPPSRRGPPSSATARRASPSARPCACCGPTTTTWTPPSPTCPRPRTGPAPRCWSGVRPAPSGRGGSATRPATCGRPSG encoded by the coding sequence GTGGCCACGGCGCTGGCCGCGGCGGCCGCCCGGCTCGCCGCCGGGCAACCCGAACAGGCCCGGCGCCGGTACGCCCGGCTGACCGAGCGCCTCGCCCTGGCACCCCCGCCGCTGCGGCCCCAGCGCGGCACGGCGCTGATCGGTCTGGCCGAGGCCACCGAGGCGCTCGGCGACCGGGCGGCCGCCCTCGGCTTCTGCCGCGAGGCCTTCCCGCTGCTCCCCGCGCCGGACACGCAGATCCCCCGCTGGGGCCTGCTGCGGATCGCGGAGGCGGAGATCCGGGCCGATCGGCCGGACCTCGCCCCCGTCCTGGCCTTCCTGCGCGCCGCCGACCGCGGCCCCGGTCCCGGTGAGGACCCCGACGCCGCCGCCCGCGTCCTCGAGTGGCTGCAGCGGCGCTGCCGGGAGGGCACCGCCGCCGACCGCGACAGCGCCACGGCCGCCGCCCTGAAGGCTCTCCCCGAGCGGGACTGGCCGGTGCTGGCCCGGTCGGCGCTGCTGCGCGACCGCGGCCGGCCCGGCGAGGCCGAGGCCGTCCTCGCCGCCGCCGCGCCGGGCGGCAGCGGCGAACTCTGGTTCCGCCACGGCGCCCACCTGCACGCCGCCGGGCGCAACGCCGAGGCCGTCGAGGCCTTCGGCCGCGCCGTCGAGCGCGGCACCGGGGAGCCCTCGCCGTGGGCACGCGGAGCCGCCCTGCGCGCCGAGGCGCTGCTCTTCCGCGGCCTGGCCCGGCAGTTCCTCGGCGACCACACCGGCGCCGGCACCGACCTCGCCGACGCCGCCGCCGCGGCCCCCGACGACCCGCGCCCCCACTACGCGCTGGGCCGGCTCGCCCTGGTGCTCGACCGGGACGCCGAGGCGCACGGCCACTTCACCGCGGCGCTGGCCGCGCAGCCCGGCCACACCCCGTCCCGGCTCGGCCTCGCCCTGCTGCACGAACGGGCCGGCCGCCCCGCCGAGGCCGCCGCCGACTACCGGACGGCCCTCGACGCGGGCCCGCACTGGCAGCCCGCCAGGGTCCGGCTCGGCGCCGCGCTGCTCGCCGCGGGCCGCACCGAGGAGGCCGCGCCCCTGCTGTCCGCGGAGGCCGGGGCCGCGCATCCCTGGAGCCCGAGCGCCGCCTTCCTGCACGGCCTGGCCCTGGCCCGCAGCGGCGACCCGGAGGGCGCCGTGGCACGCTGGGAGCCGCTGGGCGACCCTGACCTCTCCGACCTGCTGACCGCGCAGCGCGACCTGCTCGCCCGCCGGCTCCTGGACACCGACCCCGGGGCGGCCCGCGCCCTGTGGCAGCGGACCGTCCTCGACACCCCGGACGAGCCGGGCCTGCGCGGCTCCCTGCGCGAGGCCGCCCTCCGTGAGGCCGCCCACCTGCTGCTCACCCGCCGGGACGACCCGGAGGCGCTCGACGCCGCCGCCAACGCCCTCGCCCTGGCCGGCTCCCCCGCCCCCGGCACGGACGGCCCGGCCGCCTCGGCCCGGGAGGGCCGGCTGCGGGCCGCGCTCGCCCTCGCGGAGGGCTCCGCCGCCGGGCCGGACGCCCTGCCCGCCGGCGCCGACCGGCCGCGGGACGTCTACCACCGCTCCGCGGCGGGGCTGCTGACCGGCCGTCCGGTCCGGACGGTCGCCCTGCTCGCAGCGGTCGAACCGGACCCGGGGGCGACCCGGCCCTCGCCCACCTGCGGGCCCTGCTCGCCGAGCGGGCCGGCAACTGGCCCGGCGCCCTCGACTGGTACCGGCGCCACCTGGCGAACCCCGCCGCCCCGGCGCCCGCCCCCGCCGATGGCGCCCCGTGCGCGGCCGCCGACGCCGACGCCTGCGGACAGACCGCCACCGACGCCTGCGGCGGATGCGGCCGAGAGGGCTGCGCCGCGCACCTGCACCGCCCGGAGGGCGCCGGCTCGGCCCGCTGCGGGCGCTGCGCGGAGCGGGCCCTCCTCGCGGTGCTGGACTGCGCCCTGCGGGCGGACCTGCCGGAGGAGGCCGAGCCCACCCTCGCGGCGTGGGCCGCCGTCCTCGGCGACGGCCCGGCGGGCGTCACCGTCCGCGCGGCCCTGTGCCTGCTGCGGGCCGACGACGACGACCTGGACGCCGCCCTCGCCGACCTGCCCGCGGCCGCGCACCGGGCCCGCACCACGGTGCTGGTCCGGCGTGCGGCCCGCGCCGTCGGGGCGGGGCGGTTCGGCGACGCGGCCGGCGACCTGCGGGAGGCCGTCCGGCTGA